The Epinephelus lanceolatus isolate andai-2023 chromosome 14, ASM4190304v1, whole genome shotgun sequence region ATTTCTGACCATCAACTTACCGTTTAAAATCTCTCATAAGTCTTCTTCTAGCCGGGGTTGACATGGTTTAACTTTTGAAACACGTACCGACGACACTGATACGTCTACGGGAGTTTATTTTATCAAAACGCTGTATTGTATTTAATGGTTATTTGACACCTTCACAGTGACCCCGTTCACAGCTGCTCGACGCTTTCCGTCGTTCTCTCGATGATGCTGACTTTCTGGCAGGACCAGCTAGGTCTACTGGACGATACCACGTCACGGAAAGAGGAGGGAACAGTGTCGAGTGCTAAATTTACCAGAATTTTATGGCAGTGGAAAATCAGTACGAACTTCCGGTTCCATcatgaaaatatgtttataaaaacacattgtgctagATACCGGCAAGATACATTTATCTATTTCgttgtttcatttaaaagtaattatttcaCTCCCCCATTTTCATCGAGGGCGTCGTTTGTCACGGGGCGTGGTCACAGTGACGTGATGTTTGTGCAGCGCAACTATGACGAAGGTCGCCCCCACTGACAGGTGACTGTTGGCAAGGCACACCACTGAAGTCGTGCCTGTGCATGAGACCAGACCATAGAATTTAtgagtatataaatatataagtaTATAATGTAGACTGGGGTAGACCCgtctgcttcattttgagcagcTTTATAGATAAAACCAACACTTTGATAGATATAGTTGGGTTATAAATTTATATTTAGACCGACAAAAACTGGACCAACTGGGCCCCAATAAAAGAAATATTTGACAAAGTGTCAAGGTTTAAAGATATCTAAACTACCACAATTAACTAAGCAGATCATTTATTATTGGCTAACATGGCATCTTTGCCAGGATGAGGATTTATTTCACAAGTTGCACTGTAAAGAGGtttaaaaacagactgaatcaaactttaactttaacaaaacttttttttaattaatgagtAACTTgcattgtttttattaacatCAAGAAAAAGGGATCACCCCACTTCTAGTTGAGACAGAAACAAAGTACTGGCAGTGGTTCAATACAAATGCCTAGTTTAGTGTACTGTATATCAGAACAAGGGTATTTACAGCTTAATCAAACTTTAATAATAGGCTAAACAAACACTTTCTctttaacacaacaaaaaaaaaatccacgtTTTAACCAACAATCAGTTAGATAAGCATTTAAGTCCATCCACAAACTGGGCCTGCCCTTtccaaattaaaaagaaataacaaaaatCAATGAATAACAGGACCACTCAATGGCTTTAAGGCAAATGAATGCTTGTTTAGGCTTATATGACATTCAGGCAAAAAGGACGGCCCATCAAACTCGATCTTTCATACTTTAAGATCCATGGTAAAGAAGCATGGTGGTGAAGAAGGCATGATCGTACAACTGCTCTGCTTTCACAGACTTCTGGTGCTCCACCTGGCTGCCTGCAGTGCTGTTGTTGTCAGATGAGTCACTGTGGGTGAGTTGGCCGTGGAGGACATCTGCGACGGGGTCACACCCAAATGGAAGCTGTGGTTGATTGTGACCATTTGAGGAAAAAGCCTCACAGTGTTTCTCACCTGCCGCTGAAAACGAGACAAATGGTCAAAAGGGCATATATTCATATAGAATTAGTGACTATATTCCTGCTTCTGTAAATACCATGAGAGGCAGGGGGAACAAAAAACACTggattgattttgttttgcacaACTATTAAAAGGGACCTTGTGTGAGCAGCCAACTAGAGAAGTTACAAAGTGGTTATGTGACTGTATTTCAAcacactgggattttttttggaCAACCCTCAAAAAAAGTTGATCAGTAATTGCAAAGTACATTCCAGAGCCTTATGCAAACCCACGTTTTGACCTGCTGTTTTATATAGGTCACATCCTGATCTGGAGTTGATCTGACATACAGTTACTGCTGTATGACACAGTGACCTAGTTCTGCCTGCACAGTGGTACTTAAGCTACTGCGTCAAGCCAAGGAAACCTTAAATCTTCCAGACATGTTGGTATGCCATAATCCAACATCCAACATAACCGGCAGATGTCATTTAAATTACAACAGTTCAGTCTGGTGAAATTAGTTTCATGTTTAAATGCCTTACTTTGCATTAACCTGAAAATAATTCCACTTTTTTCACAGATCGCAGGCCTGCAGAAATGCCAATGGCACAGGACTTGACAGATGCATGGGAATACATCAAGAAAACAAAAGTCCACCACAGTCACATTTATAAAATGAATCAACATTTAATGATTTCACACAATCAAGTACAAAGCTAAACCTGCTCAGTACTAAGCATTGGATGTTCCAAACTGAATGTCTGTACACTTAAACATTAAACAGAAACCACCTGTAACATGAAATagtactacaaaaaaaaaaaaaaaaaacaggaagaatTTCCCTTCTCAGTATctataaaaaattgaaaataatgtACATAAAGTTATTCAACGATTCAATACAGCTCAAGAAATAAGGCTTTTTGTGAATCCATGCAAACTTTCTTGAGCGGTACTGTTTATTCATAACTACTGATTGTAAAACGGCCAATTATCAACTTCAGACGGGGGATTATCATAGAACATACACATGTGCAAGCCCTGCTAGTTGCCTAAAAAACTAACAGTGAACATTCACCATACTTTAGAATCAAACAAGCACGCAGCCCAAAGGAACAGAAAGGAAAAGAGGAATAACCAAACTCCAAGCCCATGGCCCACTATGTCTTAGTATAGGACATCTACAAACTACAAAATAAGCTGCACAGTGAATCGTTTATACTTTATGAGCTACATTCTTGTTGGGATATGCTTTGGCATACAGTAATATCCTGAATACAAAACAGCTTTTAGCTAATGTGTGGTAGCAGTCAGCATCAGGAGACGTTTCCTCTGTTTATTAAAGAGTGCTTAGGCActcattatttttatataaatgtcATCATCAATCGAGCAATACTTAATATGAAAGTATActcaattaaatttaaaaaaaatcattggggggggggcataTTAAAGAAAACCACCCAATCACCATTTAGATATTACTTTTCATGTACTGTATGGAACTTTTTCCAGTTATGCAACAATGCATAATTTGACAAGCTATAATAACCGATTTGACACACTTCTTCCTTTTTTCCAGTGAACCAATGTGACCTAAGTTGATACTGATGAACCCACTGTGTTGGGGGTATGCTAATAAGTTTGCATTATCTGGGATGTTGCTGTATAATTGTGCAAAACAAAACTCATCCTAATTTTTATAACCCTAAAGAATAAAGAATTACACAACAATTGTCTGTATAACTGGACGGATGCATTAAATAATAACTGTATAACAGAGAACTCTATGCTTTTATCCATCCGAGTATAATTAGGTACATGGAAAAGTAGAAAATACGGCACACAAACTGCTATACATCTTTCAAACGTAGCTTACCACCAGATCAACACAAATGTATTCCTTTATGCATGTGTTATGCAAACAAAACAGCCAGACCATACCAAAAAGATATACTGCACAAAAGGGAACATTAACATGTGCCTACACACACAAGCCCTCTACAGGTAGGCATAAGAGTTGGTGCAGCGACAAGGTGTCTGCATTGATGCCACAGTGATGACCTCCAGCTCTTTAGTCGCAGGGCTCGACCTGTGCTGTGCCCCCTGGTCCTCACACTGATCCATGGGCCCTGGCCCTTGTGGTGGTGCAAACCCATTCAGCCCAAATGCAAAGGGTCCTGGCCCACCTGAGGTTACAGTCGCTGCCAACTCCATGGTCATGCTTTCCATCTGGGCCTCTCCAGCGCCACCCAGTGGCCCATTCCCATTCAGCAATTCTGGTGGCATGCCCAGACCTATGAGAGTGAGATGCATGCAGATATAAAGCGAGGATTGATATTTGAGAAGAATTTAATATTAAGTTCATGATGTAAGGCCTCAGATTAatctttttactttttctgcATCTATCTGAAGACTATGAAATTAGAAATTCAACACCAAACTTGATTTTTTCTGCATCTATATTtccacatttcacattaaaaaataaaaatctcccCTGCTGAAATATTTGTAACATAATGTTAACTTTTGACAGTCAACGCTCCACATTTCCAAAAATCCCTTTCTTAAAAAGGGATATGTCACCcataaaatgaccatttataaaTCTATTAATCATGTTACCTGTTACTCtggtctcatttattcaggtgTATGATCTGTACTTCCCAAAATACATCCATTTTTGCTAAATTATCTTAGTATtgaagtctggctttgatgagagcacaGATAAGTTTTACTTTTCAGACtctgagacttggattatactgcaccagttgtgtgagagtttgtaaacagatgttttgattagTCTTGATTAATCtcatgatatttcagggtatttttgcgataatgaTATTCTTTACGATGTAACAAATTAGTGGTACATGTAGTCAGTCTACCCTTGTTATATGAAGAGATATACACACAGATCCCACATAAATAAGTCCTGTATATGCCTCAAAATGCTGTGTATTTGTCTTAAGCCGCCATGTTTGGTAATTCTGTCCAGCCTGTCTGCATATGCAGCAGTCTAAGCTAATAATAGATGTTCCAGCTGGAATAGACTGATGCTGTTTTTCCTTTCAAAGAAACCtggaaaaatgtaaatttaaaactaactaaaacacatttaatgagCTGAGTGACCTACCGTTAGGCCGAGCCTTCTTCACTGGGTTTGCCTCCATGCCATCGAATGACCTCTTTCTGTTGGGCACGCCATTCAAGAAGCTGCGTCCCTGGATAGTGGGGCGAGCGAGGCCCCCATTCTGGGTCATGCCATTCAGAAAAGCTCCGTTATGGGACTGAGCCATGTTTTGTTGGAAGTTCTGGGCATTGGAGAGAATCTCAGCGCACTCCTGGAATCCCTGAGCGTGGGCCAGGTCAGCAGCAGTCAGCCCACTGGCATTCCTCATACTGCACAATGAGAAagaggagtgttagagacactCAATGTACGCTTGatttacacaaataaaaaacaaacagaataagACACGCCCAAGCgcgcacacacaggcacacacacatacagactcaTTATGCAAATATtcgcacagacagacacacagatgtatAGAAATATCCTGTGCTGCTCTACCCTCTCACATCCTCTTCGTCATCCTCATGTGAGATGACGACTGATCCTTTAGGATCATTTGCATCTTCCATAGAACTTAAATCTTGACTCAGTTTCCAAATTAGGGAAACACATCTGCTGCAGAAGGACACGATGAAGACAACTGTAGGTATGTACAAGTTTATTTTGATGGGAACCTCAAATGATCTGCTGAATCCAATGAAGAACTTCTCAAGGTGATGTAAAGAGCTTCGGCCCATCTGCAGGAGGAATGCGGCATCAAGGAGGATTTGGCAAAGGGTTAAAGGCCGCCGTCATCTCACATTTCCATCGGTGATACTGCTCAAGGATTACTGCAAAGCCACATCCAAATTCCAGCCAATGGTGTAGCCATGTCCCAAAAAAACCCTGACAGGGTGCGCATGTCAGCATGCATGCGTACTGTATgtaaagagtgtgtgtgcaaagtGGAGAATAAGCTGCACTCCTGAAGACAAAAGTGAAGCAATGGCGAAGCAAAGCAAGGTTGTAGAATTCTTCTGAGACAAGAACAAGTTGATCATCCAAAGAAAGTCAGGATTCAAGTTGTATTTTAGAAGAAACTCCACAGAATCAGCAGCTAAGAGGAAGAATGAGACAAAGATAAACTGCTCACAAATCCAGACGTCCTCTCTTGGGAAGGTGGAGCTGTAAAGACCTCATCTTCATCGTGTTTCAAGAAAGATGAACATAAGAATGAAAAGAGCAACAGCTGTACTACTCTAAGATGTGTTTGTAAAACCTCCAATTAGAGTCTTTGCACTACGTACAGTTGTGTTTATCATATCCAGGTGCAGCAGGAATAAGGCGATTTTCTGAGATCAAAAATGAATGAGCAAACAGTGGCGTGtcacatgttttaaatgttttagacTTGCACATGGCATTTGAGTATGGAAGCAATGTCACTGGAAAATAAAACCATGACAGATAACTGGTCTtcttaaaatgattaaataataATACTTAAATCAAGGATCAGATCTGTATGTATATTAGTATGTTGCTGCTGCAGTTATTTAGTGAATAAAATGCCAGACATTACACATTAAATTTCCTCCTGCTGATATAAAATATTTGAGCAGGAACAAACGTCTGCCAGTCCTCCTCTAACCAATGGAGACCTTTTAGCTTAATGATGAGAATTTCTCCGTTCTCCATTGGCCAATTACACAACAATACTGCACTTGTTCTGTGTCTAAATGTCATCAAACTGCGAAATGAGTTCTCTAAGCAAACAAACATGTCTTTGTCAAAGAAGTGGGACTATGGCCCACGTCCAAGCTTATATTTACGATTAAAAATGTGACAGAAACAATGAAAACTTTACCATCCACAGGGTATTTTACACTGATATTGATGCACTAGAGAATAGGTAACATTCATTTTTAGTGATTTACATTGTATATTATGTGGCTGCTTTAGGAACGGCCTGATTAAACACTAAATTATTTAACAATTCGCTGTTAATTTACAAGCAAATGACTTTGACTTCCAcacagtgaatgaatgaatttaaagcACCCTGTTGCTGTTtggtcattcattttttttgtgtttagaaATTGTTCTTACTCTGCATTTTTATCTAAACAGTTGtgcaaaaaagaaacatttcaagAGCTAGtgcacatgaaaaacattttataaagataaacattgaaaaacaaaaaaaattaaaatcacacaataacTTGTTGCACATTACCCGTCCCCTTCAAAATTAACGCTTCCAAAGGATTAGTCCAACAGAAtaaatttataccacaaaaacTTATAATAGTACGGTAGATGGATTGGTCTCACTCTAAGGAATAGAAATCTAAATGTCAAACTATCAAAGTGTTCAAAACTGCTATGAAACTATCtatttaaagtaaattaaatgaTGCAGTACTCTATAGAATAAAATTTCTCTTTGAACAGAACAAGTCCACTAAGCAAATCAGAATGGACAAAAGAAGCACCagtgaataaaaacattacTGTACGCAAAGTAAATTTTAAGGTATCATGTCATCCTCTAAGCAATTAACTTTTACTGTaaactacatttattttctttttcatgttaAATTCTACACAGAGTACTTGTCATATTTGTTGTTCAGAGGAAGTCCTGTGGTTAAAGTCTGCAGCCTCTGCAGCCACAAGTGTGCTGCCCTCAGACCAAATCCCACCAAACCTTACCCTCTCTTTtactctggcttcctctcaGTTTTTCCCAAGTCTAAAAAAATTCATACTGAGGGTGGCTGTTAAAAGCCAAACCTCATTTTAGGGAATATATGATCTCACTTCTACTGAGAAAGCAGTCATAGAAACTCCCACATTTTTTTGTTCATCCCAGCCTTGCTTTAAGGTTAGACCGAAAAGAAGTGCAAGGAGGGTTAAAGTGCTGCAGCATTACGACAACAGATGTTAATACAAATATATTTATGCAGGTTTTAGATACATAAAAAGATGATCTGAAATAGGACACTGTCTTTTGAGAAAACAAATTCTGCTGAACTCAGATGAAAACTATAATAATAGAGAGGATTTTTTATAAGCTTTTTCTTAGGCTGGGGATGGCTTTTATTTATTAGGAAAGAGGGATAGAGAGGGGTCAGGGACAATGTGCAGCGAAGGGACGAGGGTTGGAAGCAAAGCTGGGCCGCTATTAAGGGCTCAGCCTTTAGTACATGGTGCACACACTCTACTAGGTGAGGTACCAGGGCGCCCCAACTTGAACTCACTGTTGCAAATATCTGCTAACTCTACTTCGATGACCCTCCCTTCATAATTGCAAAGCTAATCCCTTCACAATATCCTAAAAAAACTGTATTCCTTTAGTGAGACCTCACATCTACAATAAGCACTGATCCAAAGCATGGATAACAGAGTACACTAATTAACCCAGGTTTGGTACAGCAATTTAAAAAAGGAAGCGTTAATTTTTTGTAAATGCCTGGTATGCTTTGCTTTTCCGTCCTAAGCACACAATATGTATCTTCTCTAACTATCGTCTAACCTTCCAGAGGCAGCCTATTATCATGCTACATGTTGACATGGGACTCACGTGATTAAACCTGTCCATATAAAGGGCTCCTATGGTTAGttcacaaaatcaaaaacaaaatcataaaataaaaaacaaaaaaagactagATACAGGAACAATCATGGATAATAAGCAAAGCATGCAGGTCTAAAACTTTAGTTTTGATTCATAAAAAACCTAGCATTAAAACCAATCACCGCAAGAAATACCTCAACAGTTTGCCAGTGTGTAGATAGGAAGCGATAGTGAGAACACTCAATGCCACAACAGTGCGGCTATCCCAGGGAACGGGGCAGACTCAGCAGTGTCTATTCTCCCCCTTTCTAGGATTACTTGAAAAAACCAAGTCATTTCCAATTCAATGGCTGCAAAACATTAAGACGTACGGTTCTGTTTCAGtatagaaaactttttttttgtaacttatTGTCACTTTCATAAAGGAAAAGGTGACAAGATTAGATGTCAAAACAGACTATGATATTGTATAGGGTTAATACTGtgacatacaaaataaaacatttctgtgtATGAAGTAAAATATTTGGTACAGTGAAATGACAGTGAATAACCATTGCAACAGGATGATTGTTAGCATTACACAGTTCATTACATGATTGTATGCAAATCTAACCCATCTCACTCAGCTGCTCTAAGCCTCTGTCTCTGCGCTACTCTCATCACCGACAGCCTCTAAACACATTTCCTACCTGCTGCTAGCTCGCTAATGGACCACCTGAACACTTTGAGGCTCATGACAAATAAAAACCCTCTTTAATGATGGCATTTGTTAGAGATTAgaggattatttttatttctttaatgtttGATCACATTTGGGTGGGTTCTATGGACATGATATTTAGATCATCAGCGCACTAAGACCAATTTTTATAATCTTTATTAAATATTGCTGGTCACGGTCAGGTTAAGCTACATTTTGTCCCATAAAGTTGACAGGATTTTAGATTATATTTTTCATGTTTCAACAAGGAAAAGCTTCCTTAATTTAAAGCCTGTAGGGTCTTATGTTGTAACATTTAGCGTAGACACCAGAACCATTAAGAATTTTGTCTGATTAGGTTTAAATGGAAAGACGATAAAAGGAAGTGTGACAATGAGACAAGAATTTTCTTGAAGGCTGGGTCAAGGCTTGgacatattttcctcattaaaatGTGTGCATACGGCTGACACAGTTCCATTAGTGGCAGAATCGTGAGTCCGCGACAGCCTCCAGCAGTAACTGGGAGGGCTGAGAGGGGAGAGTACGGCCTCATGCTGGCAACAAACAGAGGATGCCACTGGGTCCAGGGTCGATGTCTAATATCCACATTAAAACTAACGCAGCTGGCCTGGCTGCAGTGTTTTACATTGGACTGCGGAACAAGAGATTATATTGGTGCCCAGTGCACAGGCTGCAGGCAGACATCCGCACAAGGGTCCGTGCAGACCCTGGCAGACATAGGTGGTGAAAAACATTTATGTCACACGGACCAGAGTGGACCCTTGTGGACAAGCGGACACGAAAACTATGGATTGGCCTAAAGATAACAAGACTGGTCCACTCTCACCAAACTGAAACCATTCAGATGTAGTACTTGTTCGACTGGAAAGTTCTTCTCACTTTGCAGTGGCACAAAGATAAGTATCACACAAGAATGAGCGTACTTTCCTCTTCTGTCATTCAAGGACATTTATTCGTTCATCAGGAAACAGGGCTCTCTAGTGCAGGCATGTGCAAGGAAAAAAATCCTGTGCATATATAAAACTGGGTTATCAGCGCTTGGGACACAGGGGGCTAGAACACAGGCAATATAAAAATGTCTCCAAACATGATACTACAGGTATTTTCTGAGGCTGAAAGCTTTAGTTCATATTTTGGACAGTAAATGCATCCAAGTATTTTATATTGGGAGGCATCAGGCCTCTGATCAAACCCACAATCAGCCATCAGGTGCTGTTGGGCCATTACTGATCATCTGTGGCCTGTAATTTTTATGGTGTTTGGAACCACAGTCAGCCCTTTACAGTAGCAATTCGGCCTACTCAGTGTGTTGAATCAGCGGTGGGGGCAGATGGTGAGAGAGCTCTCTAAGAATTGCAGTTCCACTAATGAATCAGAGATGGATCCATTTAGTGCGGTTTCTCCTTGCCAtttacctcctcctctgttcctcCTCAACAAGCAAAGGGCTAATAGCTCCAGTGCAAGGAGAGAAGGAAATGTCGAAGCTGCAAAGTCTTGtataatatatgtattttaGAAATACAGTTTATGAGAAGAGACCACTGATTATTTCTCTCAATGAAGGTACCATCCAACCAATCAAAGTCTTTGAGCTGTATTCAAGAACAGCAGAAGATGAGGTGATGCAAAGCGATGGATCAGAAGATGAAGGCCTTTTAGTCGAGGATCTTCACAGAAGGAACTCAACAAGAGGACTGATAACAGCAAGGATTACTGACAAAGTTCAGTGTCCACATCATTAATGGGATGCAGCAAATCCTGTTTGTATGAAGCACTAAATAAAGGGACATCACTGCCAAAGGCCTTTTGTactaagtatttttttttttttatttgaattcatGACGACTAATGCTGATTATGGATGGCTTTGCAAGTTTCAATTAAGAATAAAATCTTAAACTTGACTTGACAGATAAAGAACTAAAAATGGGAAGACTTAAACCTGGACAACAAAGACGCCCTTGAACTGTTTCATTGTGTTTCGCTGTAGACTGTCAATTTTGTTGCGGAGGGTGGCGCAGACGCACTTCTAAGATGTCTGACAATGTGGAGTTAAAAGCCGTCTTCAGAGATGAAAGAAACCACCACACACGTATGGCcgccaaaatgacaagagaTATTAAGAGGGAAGAATCCTGTAGGTATCCACTAAAAAGATTTATGTTGTCATGAAAAGGGACTTTCATAAAATTTGACCGAGATCTGAAGCTGGATGAAAGGAAATATTTGTTGAGCTCAGTTCGTTCAAGTTCTGTGGATTATTTATTGGAAAATACTGATGCAACTGCAATTTGGAATGTATATTGTTGATTTGGTAAAATATTACTATATTAATATTACAATTCAAAAATGGGTTAAAGTTAAAAAGGTCATTTTACAATGCAGTTTACACTTTATTATCTCCTGAATATTCTGCATCTGACTTGCATTTGTAGGATATTAATTTAACCTgcatttattattatgtttGACCATGTAAATATGGCAATTTGTACACAAAATCTTCATAAAATTATATTCCAGAGTGTTTACATTTACTGTGCCACAGGACACACAAGCAATCAAGCACTAATAATCCAAATACTATGATGATTTACTGGATATCTTCTTAAGTATTTTggttaaatttaatttaaaataacaatttctccatatcaaaaatgtttttcaaggtgatcttttttgtttaagttcccttcattttatattattaataagaAACTGTAAGTATGACATTTCAACGTTATTGCTTAACAGTTAGATATTTGACAGCAACTTAACTTCGAAGTTAGTCTACAGTTATTTTGTCATGAGCCTCATTCCCACCTAGTGTGCCTCTTAGTTTCCCTCCCAGTTGTGCCTCTATACATTTCTGGGtcataagttaaaaaaaaataacttgatAATAAACTGAACTAAATGCATTATCTGTCATCTGCAGGGGGAAGGGGGAAATCACATATCATTTCATCATAAATATTACTCATCAGCTGGTAACCAAATGCACATCACAGGACATCAACAAGAAATAAAGCATTTATTAAACATGTCTGAATGGATGCTCTGGTTTTAATTTGTGGCCAAAACAACCAGGGGTTTCATAAGAAATGTAGGTTTTACTAAGAGTATAGAGTATGTCACCGTGGTTTAGTCTGACTAACCAAAGTcaatgtgtctcagctgtcaGAATCAACTACTGTTACCTtcataaaattatatttattccaGTTCTTAAATtccttgtttgtgttttctgtaactAGGGCCATGTAGTCCAATAAATTAGAAATGTGTGTTTCAATAACCCTTAAAAAAAGTTTGTTAGCAAAAAGTGTGTTGGCATTGTTTGCATTCCTTATCAGGCCCAGAGGTAACTGGAGGCCATGCGTCTGCTCAGCTTGTATCAGACTTCTCTTCTCATTCCAACACGTACCTAACAAATAGAGCAAGCATTTCACTATGGTACTTCTAATAACTTCTTCCACGGACACCATTTGCTGAGCTCTAATTTATGAGACCAAATAATGAAATTTTTCTCTCAggataaaaacatacaaaagcTACACACAAACTGCATTCATAAACCCCCTGGTTGTTTTGGGCCTTTGGACGTCAATCGTATCAGAAAAAAGGCATACAGCTTGTTGcaaaaaatgaaagtaaaacaaTAGTTTAGTTGAGGAAGCAAAATCTGCAAATTGCTTATCtcaatattaatttttttttttttatcaaaatatGCTGCAATGCTAAATGTCAGCTTTCTTGAATAGTATACTCTTACTCTagccaaacaaaacatgactgACTTATGAAACTGTGATAAGAGTGTGAGTAAACAAGCAGTTCAAAATGCTAAGTTTGCATACTTGTGTAAAATATGGCAGTAGGTGAATCATACGCTTGGTTCATTGAGTCGACTGACGTGCGTGACCTTGGGGAAATAATAACTATGATCTGCCAAGACATGAAAGGTAACACAAAGAGTAACACTGTCATTGGTAACTGTTTTGTCTCCCTACAGGTCTTACACGATCTAAACAAAAGGAACAAGAAAGATGAGTTATGTCTCTTCTGCCTTTGTTCACGCTTCAGGTGCAGCAACAGTAACAGAATGTATTCTATAAATGGAAAGCATAAAAGGAGCTGCCAACTGAAAAGGTGTGGCTAAACACTACAACTAAGGTGGATTATCCACTTCCTAAAATACTACTAGGAAACAGGGTGGTCTTGGCTGGGTGCATTCATTATGTAAAATCATTATCTTGTAATCCATttcattctttattttcttgtcaATACTA contains the following coding sequences:
- the ankrd10b gene encoding ankyrin repeat domain-containing protein 10b, producing the protein MSVGVESGFSSEEVLNSRFPLHRACRDGDVGALCSLLQCTSNPADLAVEDTFYGWTPIHWAAHFGKLECVMRLVQVGCGVNAMTSRFAQTPTHIAAFGGHPECLLWLLQAGADINRQDYVGESPIHKAARAGSLECINALLIQGAKADMRNASGLTAADLAHAQGFQECAEILSNAQNFQQNMAQSHNGAFLNGMTQNGGLARPTIQGRSFLNGVPNRKRSFDGMEANPVKKARPNGLGMPPELLNGNGPLGGAGEAQMESMTMELAATVTSAAGEKHCEAFSSNGHNQPQLPFGCDPVADVLHGQLTHSDSSDNNSTAGSQVEHQKSVKAEQLYDHAFFTTMLLYHGS